One genomic region from Magallana gigas chromosome 3, xbMagGiga1.1, whole genome shotgun sequence encodes:
- the LOC105338111 gene encoding uncharacterized protein → MKYALLWISSLALAYCATHAPSTTMDPTEMRMKYLENSVETLARQTMLQQLFVDERTRSDGDSGIKQVRLTHKGTRSFLSDTAGQDAVNGIHDHSNYKSLVGMGEVEAVMNGVEFRTRHNDFELRMPSKANQNYHATEKIPFPAVPPSVLSKHTVAEQITEMQNYFKAWKYQDHRLKDYRPYFKAVLCYMEAAWTKDTKTAKDEFPNDRHTMVSEDWSDIEQKNRFYAYAGGRDLSENLVFLPRTIMNVKNGTVEYSQWNYRILCHPLNKDVPLKVFEPIDDLATRLSKKYDIRQIAKTKAARFNLATYERHGHYDPDLGYGWINDVAYSSSLLDDYMMQIPGKNNYPGNLIEDTFGMKMFHPTIRGKVLNTGYYHRRYKYDRAGAMGTTTANRGYTDAHMWAAQTNSDHISNIEITDCQKVNNKRVCKQYHPKYSYAIPLEIIYMTPLLSWNPYNLNFHGDARGDAYVTAGGRHGGFNASTAFTGISEKNFYMTPKEFFGEIGHPVYKEAEESAVGVLDHHHNVQKVLPSGTRVFLPSIPGVGRLRTRYPIAPLFREGSSVYKELDALKELVNFIDSHSNLLQDPPSLVGKVPQLQPDAHFRTTLATKDPPGRHYHELFIEHADYERALRHEKITVETTQESSHTHMVEITYDSHSHHWVITQCDGEQHCWDGHSNMLTKID, encoded by the exons ATGAAGTACGCACTTCTGTGGATAAGTTCCCTTGCTCTGGCGTACTGTGCTACGCATGCGCCAAGTACAACGATGGATCCCACGGAGATGCGAATGAAATATCTAGAAAACAGTGTCGAAACCTTGGCCCGCCAGACGATGCTGCAACAACTCTTTGTAGATGAAAGAACTCGTTCCGACGGAGATTCGG GTATCAAACAGGTACGACTAACTCACAAAGGAACACGGTCGTTCCTTTCTGATACAGCTGGACAAGATGCTGTTAACGGCATACACGATCACAGTAACTATAAGTCCCTCGTTGGAATGGGTGAGGTGGAGGCTGTCATGAACGGGGTAGAGTTCCGCACTAGACATAATGATTTCGAGTTGAGAATGCCAAGCAAAGCAAATCAGAACTACCACGCAACAGAGAAAATTCCTTTCCCAGCAGTCCCTCCGTCAGTTTTGAGTAAACATACAGTTGCAGAGCAGATTACAGAAATGCAGAACTACTTCAAGGCCTGGAAATACCAGGACCATCGTCTAAAGGACTACAGGCCGTACTTCAAAGCTGTACTGTGCTACATGGAGGCAGCGTGGACGAAGGATACCAAAACAGCCAAGGACGAGTTCCCTAATGACCGACATACCATGGTATCCGAAGACTGGTCCGACATTGAACAAAAGAATCGATTTTATGCCTATGCTGGTGGTAGAGATCTGTCTGAGAATTTGGTGTTCCTTCCGAGAACTATAATGAATGTTAAGAATGGAACTGTGGAGTACTCTCAGTGGAACTACAGAATCCTTTGCCATCCTCTTAATAAAGATGTCCCTTTGAAAGTCTTTGAACCAATAGATGATTTGGCTACCAGACTTTCCAAGAAATACGACATAAGACAGATTGCCAAAACCAAAGCCGCCAGGTTTAACCTAGCAACCTACGAGCGCCATGGGCACTACGATCCTGATCTCGGGTACGGATGGATTAACGACGTGGCATACAGCTCGTCTCTTCTTGATGATTACATGATGCAAATCCCAGGTAAAAACAACTACCCTGGCAACCTGATCGAGGATACGTTTGGGATGAAAATGTTCCACCCGACCATCAGAGGCAAGGTGCTGAACACCGGGTATTACCATCGACGATATAAATACGACAGGGCAGGAGCTATGGGTACCACTACAGCCAATAGAGGATACACTGATGCACATATGTGGGCGGCTCAGACCAACAGTGACCATATCTCAAACATAGAGATCACCGATTGTCAGAAAGTAAATAACAAGAGGGTTTGTAAACAGTACCATCCCAAGTACTCTTATGCCATTCCGCTAGAGATTATTTACATGACGCCACTATTGTCCTGGAATCCATATAACCTTAATTTCCACGGAGATGCAAGAGGTGATGCCTATGTGACGGCAGGGGGTCGTCATGGCGGATTTAATGCGTCCACCGCTTTTACCGGAATCAGCGAAAAGAACTTCTACATGACTCCAAAGGAATTCTTCGGAGAGATTGGGCATCCTGTTTACAAGGAAGCTGAAGAGAGCGCTGTCGGTGTTTTGGATCATCACCATAATGTTCAAAAGGTCTTGCCATCCGGAACACGCGTATTTCTACCAAGTATTCCTGGTGTGGGTCGCTTGCGCACAAGATATCCAATTGCACCGTTGTTCAGAGAGGGATCCAGTGTTTATAAAGAACTGGATGCATTGAAAGAACTCGTCAACTTTATCGACTCCCATTCGAATCTCTTGCAGGATCCTCCATCACTAGTTGGCAAGGTCCCCCAACTTCAACCCGATGCACACTTCCGAACGACGCTAGCCACCAAAGATCCACCTGGCAGACATTATCACGAACTCTTCATCGAACACGCTGACTACGAGCGCGCGTTGCGCCACGAGAAAATCACAGTGGAGACGACACAGGAGAGTTCCCACACTCACATGGTGGAGATTACATACGACTCCCACAGCCACCATTGGGTCATCACTCAGTGTGACGGGGAACAGCACTGCTGGGACGGACACTCCAACATGTTGACCAAAATTGACTAG